The genome window TATCGTCGACCCCCGCACGGGCAAGTCCGCCGTGACGGACCTGGTCTCGGTGACCGTCGTCGCCCCCAGCCTCACCTGGGCGGACTGCTGGGCCACCGCCGCCTTCGCCATGGGCTCCCGCGAGGGCCTGGCCTGGCTGGAGTCCCTGGAAGACGCCGAGGCCCTCCTGATCACCGCGGGCGACGAGGTCCGCTGCACGGGAGGGCTGGCGGCGCGGCTGGGCTGAGGGAGGAAAGACGGGCGCAGCCCGTCTTTCCAGGGGCGCGGGGCCGTGCCGATGTGCGACTCCGCCGCGTGGGCGCGATCAGCCACGACGGACCCGCAGGCGGCCTCCCCGCGAAACCCACCCCTTCAGTGGCCGTTCCCGTTCTGGGCCAGCCGCAGCAGGTGATCCGCCAACGCCTGCCCGCCCAGCGGATCCCGGCTGATCAGCAGCAGCGTGTCGTCGCCCGCGATCGTGCCGAGGATGTCGTGCAGTTCGGCCTGGTCGATGGCCGAGGCCAGGAACTGGGCCGCCCCGGGCGGGGTCCGCAGCACGACCAGGTTCGCCGACGCCTCCGCGGAGATCAGCAGCTCCGCCGAGAGCCGCCGCATCCGCTCCTCCTTCGCCGACTCCCCGAGCGGCGCCCGAGGGGTCCGGAAACCCCCCTCGCTCGGCACCGCGTAGATGAGGTCGCCGTCGGTGTTGCGGATCTTCACCGCGTTCAGCTCGTCCAGATCCCGGCTGAGCGTCGCCTGCGTGACGCTCAGCCCGTCGTCGGACAGCAGCTTCGCCAACTGGCTCTGCGACCGCACCGGTTGCCGGTTGAGGATGTCCACGATCCGCCGGTGGCGTGCGGTACGGGTCTGCGGCACCGCGGGCCCCGCCTGGTCGTGCTCCTGCGCCTGGCTCATCGTCGTCTCATTCCCCGGCTAGTCCGTCCCCGTTTGCTGCGTGCGCCGCCCGCGCCGCGGCGAGAACGCCGGGCAGCGCCTGGAGGAGGGCGTCCACCTCCGCGTCACCGATATTGAGCGCGGGCATCAGCCGTACGACATCGGGGGCGGGCGCGTTCACGAGGAAACCGGCGTCCTGAGCGGCCTGTTGCGCCAGGGGCGCGAGGGGCTCGGTGAGCACGATACCCAGCAGGAGGCCCGCGCCACGGACATGGTCGATCATCGGGTCGCCGAGGGACTCGATTCCGCTGCGCAGCTTCTCGCTCTGCCGCTTGACGTTCTCCAGCAGCCCTTCCGCCCGGATGGTCTCCAGGACGGCGAGTCCGGCGGCGCAGGCGACCGGGTTGCCGCCGAAGGTCGTGCCGTGCTGTCCGGGCTGGAGCAGGTCGGCGGCGCGCCCGAAGGCGACGGTCGCGCCGAGCGGCAGTCCGCCGCCGAGGCCCTTGGCGAGGGTGACGACGTCCGGCAGGACGCCCTCGTGCGCCTGGTACTCGAACCAGTGCCCGGTCCGCCCGACACCGGTCTGCACCTCGTCGAGGACCAGCAGCGAGCCGGTGGCGGCCGTGATGGCCCGCGCGGCCTTCAGATAGCCGGGCGGCGGGACCACGACACCCTTCTCGCCCTGCACGGGCTCGATGATGACGAGGGCCGTCTCCTCGGTGACCGCTGCGGCCAGGGCCTGCGCGTCGCCGTACGGGACGTGCGTGACGTCGCCGGGCAGCGGGTGGAAGCCGGTCTGCTTGCCGGGCTGGCCGGTGAGGGCGAGCGCGCCCATGGTCCGGCCGTGGAAGCCGCCCTCGGTGGCGACCATATGGGTCCGCCCGGTGAGCCGGCCGATCTTGAAGGCGCCCTCGTTGGCCTCGGCACCCGAGTTGCAGAAGAAGACCTTGCCGTCGCGTCCGAAGTGCTCCAGGAGCCGTTCGGCGAGGGCGACGGGCGGCTCGGCGACGAACAGGTTGGAGACATGGCCGAGGGAGGCGATCTGGGTGCTGACCGCCTCGACGATCGCCGGGTGGGCGTGGCCGAGCGCGTTGACCGCGATGCCGCCGACGTAGTCGACGTACTCCTTGCCGTCGGCGTCCCACACCCTGGTGCCGGCGCCGCGGACCAGGGAGAGCTGCGGGGTGCCGTAGTTGTTCATCAGCGAGCCCTGCCACCGCTGGGTCAGCTCGGTGTTCGTGGTCATACGGCGTCCCCCTCTTGCTCGGCGTCCGGCACGACCATCGTGCCGATGCCCTCGTCGGTGAAGATCTCCAGCAGGATCGAGTGCTGGACCCGGCCGTCGATGACGCGGGCGGTCTGCACGCCGCCCCGCACGGCGTGCAGGCAGCCCTGCATCTTCGGCACCATGCCGGAGGACAACTCCGGCAGCAGCTTCTCCAGTTGGGAAGCGGTGAGGCGGCTGATCACCTCGTCGCTGTGCGGCCAGTCCTCATAGAGACCTTCGACGTCCGTGAGGACCATGAGAGTCTCGGCGCCCAGCGCGGCAGCGAGTGCCGCAGCCGCCGTATCAGCATTGACGTTGTAGACATGTCCGTCGTCCTGGCTACGGGCGATCGACGAGACGACCGGGATCCGGCCGTCGGCGAGCAGTGCCTCGATCGCGCCCGTGTCGATCGAGGTGATCTCGCCCACCCGCCCGATGTCGACCAACTCGCCGTCGATCTCGGGCCGGTGCTTGGTGGCGGTGATGGTGTGCGCGTCCTCGCCGGTCAACCCGACGGCCAGCGGCCCGTGTTGGTTGAGCAGCCCGACCAGCTCGCGCTGCACCTGTCCGGCGAGCACCATGCGTACGACGTCCATGGCGTCCTCGGTGGTGACGCGCAGACCGGCCTTGAACTCGCTGACGATGCCGTGCTTGTCGAGGGCGGCGCTGATCTGCGGGCCGCCGCCGTGCACGACGACGACATTGAGGCCGGCGTGCCGCAGGAAGACGACGTCCTGGGCGAAGGCGGCCTTCAGGTCCTCGTCGATCATGGCGTTCCCGCCGAACTTGATGACGACCGTCCTGCCGTTGTGACGGGTCAGCCAGGGCAGCGCCTCGATGAGGATCTGGGCCTTGGGGAGAGCGGTGTGCTTCCGCGTGGTGCTCATGAGGAGTAGGCGCTGTTCTCGTGGACGTAGTCGGCGGTGAGGTCGTTGGTCCAGATCGTGGCGGTCTCGGACCCGGCGGCGAGGTCGGCGACGATGCGCACCTCGCGGTAGCGCATGTCGACCTTGTCGCGGTCCTCGCCGACACCGCCGTTCTTGCAGACCCAGACGCCGTTGATGGCGACGTTGAGGCGGTCCGCCTCGAAGGCGGCGGAGGTGGTGCCGATCGCGGACAACACCCGTCCCCAGTTGGGGTCCTCGCCGTGGATGGCGCACTTGAGGAGGTTGTTGCGGGCGATGGCGCGGCCCACCTCGACGGCGTCGTCCTCGGTCGCGGCGTTGATCACCTCGACCTTGATGTCCTTGCTGGCGCCCTCGGCGTCCCGGATGAGCTGCTGGCCGAGGTCGTCGCAGACGGCGCGGACGGCCTCGGCGAACTCCTCGTGTCCCGGGGTGACTCGGGACGCGCCGGAGGCGAGCAGCAGCACGGTGTCGTTGGTGGACATGCAGCCGTCGGAGTCGACGCGGTCGAAGGTGGTGCGCGTGGCGGCCCGGAGGGCCTCGTCGAGCGCGTCGCTCTCCAGGTCGGCGTCGGTGGTGAGGACGACGAGCATGGTGGCGAGGCCGGGCGCGAGCATGCCGGCGCCCTTCGCCATCCCGCCGACCGTCCAGCCGTCCTTCGTCACGACGGACGTCTTGTGCACGGTGTCGGTGGTCTTGATGGCGATGGCGGCCTTCTCGCCGCCGTGCTCGGAGAGCTGCGCGGCGACGGTCTCGACGCCCGGGAGCAGCTTGTCCATGGGGAGGAGTACGCCGATGAGGCCGGTGGAGGCGACGGCGATCTCGCCGGCGCTGTGGCCGTCGAGGACCTCGGCGGCCTTCTCGGCGGTCGCGTGGGTGTCCTGGAAGCCCTTGGGGCCCGTACAGGCGTTGGCGCCACCGGAGTTGAGGACGACGGCGGAGACCCGGCCGCCCTTCAGCACCTGCTCGGACCAGAGGACCGGGGCGGCTTTGACGCGGTTGGAGGTGAAGACGCCCGCGGCGGCGAGGCGGGGCCCGGTGTTGACCACGAGGGCCAGGTCCGGGTTGCCGTTCTCCTTGATTCCGGCGGCGATGCCCGCCGCCGTGAATCCCTTGGCTGCCGTCACGCTCACGGTGCGACTCCGATCGTGGAAAGCCCCGTCGTCTCGTGGAGTCCGAGGGCGATGTTCATGCTCTGGAGGGCGCCACCGGCGGTGCCCTTGGTGAGGTTGTCGATGGCGCTGATCGCGATGATCCTGCCCGCGGCCTCGTCGTACGCGACCTGCGTCTGAACGGCGTTGGAACCGTAGACGGACGCCGTCGCCGGCCACCGCCCCTCGGGCAGCAGGTGGACGAACGGCTCGTCGGCGAAGGCCTTCTCGTACGCGGCGCGCACGGACTCGGCGGTGACACCGGGCCTCGCCTTGGCGCTGCACGTGGCGAGGATGCCCCGGGGCATGGGCGCGAGGGTCGGGGTGAAGGACACGGAGACCGGCTCGCCCGCGACGCCGCCGAGGTTCTGCATCATCTCGGGCGTGTGCCGGTGGCCGCCGCCGACGCCGTACGGGGACATGGAGCCCATGACCTCGGAGCCCAGCAGATGCGGTTTGGCCGCCTTGCCCGCGCCGGAGGTGCCGGAGGCGGCGACGATCACGGCCTCGTTCTCGGCGAGGCCCGCCGCGTACGCCGGGAACAGGGCCAGCGTGACGGCCGTGGGGTAGCAACCGGGTACCGCGATGCGCTTGGACCCCTCCAGCGCGGCGCGGGCACCCGGCAGTTCGGGGAGGCCGTAGGGCCAGGTCCCGGCGTGCGGGGAGCCGTAGAACCGCTCCCAGTCGGCCGGGTCCTTCAGCCGGAAGTCGGCGCCCATGTCGACGACGAGCACGTCCGGTCCGAGCTGCTCGGCCACGGCGGCGGACTGCCCGTGCGGCAGCGCGAGAAAGACGACCTCGTGGCCTGCCAGTACCTCGGCCGTGGTCTCCTGGAGCACCCGGTCGGCCAGCGGCAGCAGATGCGGTTGCAGCCCGCCCAGCCGCCCGCCCGCGTTGGAGTTGCCGGTCAGCGCGCCGATCTCGACCTCGGGGTGCGCGAGCAGCAGGCGCAGCACTTCCCCGCCCGCGTAACCACTCGCTCCGGCCACCGCCACACGTACCGCCATGGAACCCTCCTCCTGGAGAGCATGACTATACGCTTCGTTGCACGTTTATGCAATCTTCCCTGTCGCAGCCAAGGGCCGACCGCGCCGGTCCGGGAGTGACGGGAGCTACAGGAGTCCGTCGTCGAACCGATCTCACCCAGAACGGGAACGATGCGAGTGTGATCGTCACCTCGTGGGAGATGGCCGTCTTCCCGTGACTCCAAACAGTGCCGCGGCACTGAGGGTTTTCAGAGTGGCCCCTGGACGGGTGACGGCGGGACCGTGAGCAACGGACAGGGTCCCCGTGCCGTTGAGAGAGGTGTCCAGGTCTCAACTCTCCAGCTCAGGAACCCTGTTGGTCCCGTATCCTGCCGCACTCGACCTGCCGCACGCACTCGTGGAGTGGGTGACGATGCTGATCGTCACCCGTGAGGGTGACCGGCGCTGCAAACTCCGGCCGTCCGAGCGTGCGGTGATCGCTCTGGCATACCTGCGCCGGCACGACCCGCTGGCTCAACTCGCCGCAGGTTTCCGCATCGCCGTCGGCACCGCCCACACGTACGTCACCACCGTCGTCGAGCATCTCGCCGACATGGCACCCGGCCTGCTGAAGGTTCTGCGCGAGACCGACCCCGACTACGTTCTCGTGGACGGCACGCTCGCCGAGTGCGACCGGGTCGGCGACGGGCGCGCGGACTATTCGACGA of Streptomyces phaeolivaceus contains these proteins:
- a CDS encoding arginine repressor is translated as MSQAQEHDQAGPAVPQTRTARHRRIVDILNRQPVRSQSQLAKLLSDDGLSVTQATLSRDLDELNAVKIRNTDGDLIYAVPSEGGFRTPRAPLGESAKEERMRRLSAELLISAEASANLVVLRTPPGAAQFLASAIDQAELHDILGTIAGDDTLLLISRDPLGGQALADHLLRLAQNGNGH
- a CDS encoding acetylornithine transaminase; translated protein: MTTNTELTQRWQGSLMNNYGTPQLSLVRGAGTRVWDADGKEYVDYVGGIAVNALGHAHPAIVEAVSTQIASLGHVSNLFVAEPPVALAERLLEHFGRDGKVFFCNSGAEANEGAFKIGRLTGRTHMVATEGGFHGRTMGALALTGQPGKQTGFHPLPGDVTHVPYGDAQALAAAVTEETALVIIEPVQGEKGVVVPPPGYLKAARAITAATGSLLVLDEVQTGVGRTGHWFEYQAHEGVLPDVVTLAKGLGGGLPLGATVAFGRAADLLQPGQHGTTFGGNPVACAAGLAVLETIRAEGLLENVKRQSEKLRSGIESLGDPMIDHVRGAGLLLGIVLTEPLAPLAQQAAQDAGFLVNAPAPDVVRLMPALNIGDAEVDALLQALPGVLAAARAAHAANGDGLAGE
- the argB gene encoding acetylglutamate kinase — translated: MSTTRKHTALPKAQILIEALPWLTRHNGRTVVIKFGGNAMIDEDLKAAFAQDVVFLRHAGLNVVVVHGGGPQISAALDKHGIVSEFKAGLRVTTEDAMDVVRMVLAGQVQRELVGLLNQHGPLAVGLTGEDAHTITATKHRPEIDGELVDIGRVGEITSIDTGAIEALLADGRIPVVSSIARSQDDGHVYNVNADTAAAALAAALGAETLMVLTDVEGLYEDWPHSDEVISRLTASQLEKLLPELSSGMVPKMQGCLHAVRGGVQTARVIDGRVQHSILLEIFTDEGIGTMVVPDAEQEGDAV
- the argJ gene encoding bifunctional glutamate N-acetyltransferase/amino-acid acetyltransferase ArgJ, with amino-acid sequence MSVTAAKGFTAAGIAAGIKENGNPDLALVVNTGPRLAAAGVFTSNRVKAAPVLWSEQVLKGGRVSAVVLNSGGANACTGPKGFQDTHATAEKAAEVLDGHSAGEIAVASTGLIGVLLPMDKLLPGVETVAAQLSEHGGEKAAIAIKTTDTVHKTSVVTKDGWTVGGMAKGAGMLAPGLATMLVVLTTDADLESDALDEALRAATRTTFDRVDSDGCMSTNDTVLLLASGASRVTPGHEEFAEAVRAVCDDLGQQLIRDAEGASKDIKVEVINAATEDDAVEVGRAIARNNLLKCAIHGEDPNWGRVLSAIGTTSAAFEADRLNVAINGVWVCKNGGVGEDRDKVDMRYREVRIVADLAAGSETATIWTNDLTADYVHENSAYSS
- the argC gene encoding N-acetyl-gamma-glutamyl-phosphate reductase; the encoded protein is MAVRVAVAGASGYAGGEVLRLLLAHPEVEIGALTGNSNAGGRLGGLQPHLLPLADRVLQETTAEVLAGHEVVFLALPHGQSAAVAEQLGPDVLVVDMGADFRLKDPADWERFYGSPHAGTWPYGLPELPGARAALEGSKRIAVPGCYPTAVTLALFPAYAAGLAENEAVIVAASGTSGAGKAAKPHLLGSEVMGSMSPYGVGGGHRHTPEMMQNLGGVAGEPVSVSFTPTLAPMPRGILATCSAKARPGVTAESVRAAYEKAFADEPFVHLLPEGRWPATASVYGSNAVQTQVAYDEAAGRIIAISAIDNLTKGTAGGALQSMNIALGLHETTGLSTIGVAP